The genomic DNA TTGCCTGTTTGATCGCCGCACCAAGGAACGGATCGACGGGTCGGAGGTGCAGTTTCTCGCGGGCTGGCGCAATGGCCGTGCGGGCGCGTACCGTGATGTCAAACGGGCGGTGATCCATCCCAAATACGTGTACGACGGCGATGTATCGTCCGAACGCGTGAAACACGATCTGGCGATCCTTGAACTGACCCATCCGGTGCGCAACACCACCATCAAGCCGTTCCGCACCGCACCCCGCCCGCGCCGTGGCGATCAGGTTGGCGTTGTGTCCTATGCGCTGGAGCGTGCGGAGGCGCCTTCGCTGCAGGAGGTTTGCGAGGTTCTGGCCCGTCAGGACGGTGTGTTGGTCACGTCGTGTTCGGTGGATTTCGGGTCGAGCGGGGCGCCGATTTTCGTGTTCCGAGACGGTGAGCCCTATATCGTGTCGGTCGTTTCGGCAAAGGCCGAGGCGGGCGGCAAGCCGGTGTCTCTGGGCACGGCGCTGGGCCAGTCTTTTGCGGAGTTGCAGGCCGAACTGGTTGCAGGACGCGGGGCGTTCT from Sulfitobacter sp. S190 includes the following:
- a CDS encoding trypsin-like serine peptidase; amino-acid sequence: MQSGQHRLGGTVRRYLAIFLLGLGLASDAVAEDARLKSLNNGVEAKAWEAVGRLDINGASFCTGALIAPKLVLTAAHCLFDRRTKERIDGSEVQFLAGWRNGRAGAYRDVKRAVIHPKYVYDGDVSSERVKHDLAILELTHPVRNTTIKPFRTAPRPRRGDQVGVVSYALERAEAPSLQEVCEVLARQDGVLVTSCSVDFGSSGAPIFVFRDGEPYIVSVVSAKAEAGGKPVSLGTALGQSFAELQAELVAGRGAFLQGAPGGVSVRVGEEKRDTGAKFVRP